Proteins encoded in a region of the Vibrio sp. CB1-14 genome:
- the metH gene encoding methionine synthase, translating into MGSSKYVESNYAQGKKALSKKTQIENQLKQRILLIDGGMGTMIQGYKLEEDDYRGERFADWQCDLKGNNDLLVLTQPDLIKEIHSAYLEAGADILETNTFNATTIAMADYEMESLSDEINYEAARLARIAADEWTAKTPERPRYVAGVLGPTNRTCSISPDVNDPGYRNVSFDELVEAYSESTRALIRGGSDLILIETIFDTLNAKACSFAVESVFEELGIELPVMISGTITDASGRTLSGQTTEAFYNALRHVRPLSFGLNCALGPDELRQYVEEMSRISEGFVSAHPNAGLPNAFGEYDLSPEDMAEHIGEWARSGFLNLVGGCCGTTPEHIRQMAKAVEDVAPRPLPELTTACRLSGLEPLTIEKESLFINVGERTNVTGSARFKRLIKEELYDEALEVARQQVENGAQIIDINMDEGMLDAEACMVRFLNLCASEPEISKVPIMVDSSKWEVIEAGLKCIQGKGIVNSISLKEGKEKFVEQAKLIRRYGAAVIVMAFDEVGQAETRARKLEICTKAYRILVDEVGFPPEDIIFDPNIFAVATGIEEHNNYAVDFIEAVADIKRDLPHAMISGGVSNVSFSFRGNNYVREAIHAVFLYHCFKNGMDMGIVNAGQLEIYDNVPDKLREAVEDVVLNRRDDGTERLLDIAAEYANKGVGKEDDASALEWRTWPVEKRLEHALVKGITEFIVEDTEEARVNASKPLEVIEGPLMDGMNVVGDLFGEGKMFLPQVVKSARVMKQAVAHLEPYINASKQAGSTNGKILLATVKGDVHDIGKNIVGVVLQCNNYEIIDLGVMVPCEKILKVAKEENVDIIGLSGLITPSLDEMVHVAKEMERQGFDLPLLIGGATTSKAHTAVKIEQNYSEPVVYVNNASRAVGVCTSLLSNQLKPAFVEKLDIDYERVRDQHNRKKPRTKPVTLEKARENKVDIDWENYTPPKPAKPGVHVFENFDIATLRNYIDWTPFFMTWSLVGKYPAILEHEEVGEEAKRLYKDANDLLDRVEREGLLKAAGMCALFPAASVDDDIEVYTDETRSEVRTVLHNLRQQTEKPKGFNYCLSDYIAPKESGKQDWIGAFAVTGGIGERELADEYKAQGDDYNAIMIQAVADRLAEAFAECLHEKVRKEIWGYSADEALSNDDLIREKYQGIRPAPGYPACPEHTEKGSLWEILNVEETIGMSLTTSYAMWPGASVSGFYFSHPDSRYFAVAQIQQDQVDSYADRKGWSLEEAEKWLGPNIN; encoded by the coding sequence GTGGGAAGCAGTAAGTACGTTGAAAGCAACTATGCTCAAGGCAAGAAAGCTCTTAGCAAAAAAACTCAGATAGAAAATCAGCTCAAGCAGCGTATTCTTTTGATCGATGGTGGTATGGGCACCATGATCCAAGGATACAAGCTTGAAGAAGATGACTATCGCGGCGAGCGTTTTGCAGATTGGCAGTGTGATCTTAAAGGCAACAATGATCTTTTAGTTTTAACTCAGCCAGATCTTATTAAAGAAATCCATAGCGCTTACCTAGAAGCGGGTGCGGATATTCTTGAAACCAACACTTTCAACGCCACCACGATCGCCATGGCCGATTACGAGATGGAATCTCTGAGTGATGAAATTAACTACGAAGCGGCTAGGCTTGCTAGAATTGCTGCCGATGAGTGGACGGCAAAAACGCCAGAACGCCCTCGTTACGTAGCCGGTGTACTTGGTCCAACAAACCGCACTTGTTCAATCTCTCCTGACGTTAATGATCCAGGCTACCGCAATGTAAGCTTTGATGAGTTGGTGGAAGCTTACTCTGAGTCAACTCGCGCGCTGATTCGCGGTGGCAGTGACTTAATTCTTATTGAAACCATCTTCGATACCCTAAATGCAAAGGCCTGTTCATTTGCGGTTGAATCCGTATTTGAAGAGCTAGGTATCGAGCTTCCGGTCATGATCTCAGGTACCATCACCGATGCCTCTGGTCGTACTCTTTCAGGGCAAACCACCGAAGCTTTCTATAATGCCCTGCGTCACGTGAGGCCACTTTCTTTCGGCCTTAACTGTGCACTCGGTCCAGATGAGCTAAGACAATATGTTGAAGAGATGTCTCGCATCTCTGAAGGCTTTGTTTCTGCTCACCCGAACGCCGGTCTACCGAATGCCTTTGGTGAATACGACCTCTCCCCAGAAGACATGGCTGAGCATATTGGTGAGTGGGCACGAAGCGGTTTCCTAAACCTAGTGGGTGGCTGTTGTGGTACCACGCCTGAGCATATTCGCCAAATGGCAAAGGCTGTTGAAGATGTGGCGCCTCGTCCACTTCCAGAACTGACGACGGCTTGTCGACTATCCGGTCTAGAGCCGCTAACTATCGAGAAAGAATCCCTATTTATCAACGTTGGTGAGCGTACTAACGTAACTGGTTCTGCTCGCTTTAAGCGTCTTATCAAAGAAGAACTGTATGATGAAGCGTTAGAGGTTGCTCGTCAGCAGGTTGAAAATGGCGCACAAATCATCGATATCAACATGGATGAAGGCATGCTTGATGCTGAAGCCTGTATGGTTCGATTCCTAAATCTTTGTGCTTCTGAACCAGAGATCTCCAAAGTACCTATCATGGTTGACTCTTCTAAGTGGGAAGTCATTGAAGCGGGTCTTAAGTGTATCCAAGGCAAAGGCATTGTTAACTCAATCTCGCTAAAAGAAGGCAAAGAGAAATTCGTTGAGCAAGCTAAGCTGATCCGCCGGTATGGCGCAGCGGTTATCGTGATGGCGTTTGACGAAGTGGGGCAGGCGGAAACTCGCGCGCGTAAGCTAGAAATCTGTACTAAGGCTTATCGTATTCTTGTTGATGAGGTTGGCTTCCCACCAGAAGACATCATCTTTGACCCGAATATCTTCGCGGTAGCGACAGGTATTGAAGAGCACAATAACTACGCCGTCGACTTTATTGAAGCGGTAGCAGATATCAAACGTGACCTACCACACGCAATGATCTCTGGTGGTGTCTCCAACGTTTCCTTCTCGTTCCGTGGTAACAACTATGTACGTGAAGCGATTCATGCCGTGTTCCTATACCACTGCTTTAAGAACGGTATGGACATGGGTATCGTTAACGCCGGTCAACTTGAGATCTACGACAACGTTCCTGACAAACTACGTGAAGCGGTAGAAGATGTAGTACTCAACCGTCGTGATGATGGTACCGAGCGACTGCTTGATATTGCGGCTGAATACGCTAACAAAGGCGTTGGTAAAGAAGATGATGCCAGTGCGCTAGAGTGGCGAACATGGCCAGTAGAGAAGCGTCTAGAGCATGCTCTCGTGAAAGGTATCACTGAGTTCATCGTTGAAGATACCGAAGAAGCGCGCGTCAATGCCTCAAAACCTCTCGAGGTAATTGAAGGCCCACTAATGGATGGCATGAACGTGGTCGGTGACCTGTTTGGTGAAGGTAAGATGTTCCTTCCTCAGGTAGTAAAATCGGCACGTGTTATGAAGCAGGCGGTAGCGCATCTAGAGCCTTATATCAACGCTTCTAAGCAGGCGGGTTCGACCAACGGTAAGATCCTACTTGCGACGGTTAAAGGTGACGTTCACGATATCGGTAAGAACATCGTTGGCGTGGTTTTGCAGTGTAACAACTACGAGATCATCGACCTTGGCGTCATGGTGCCTTGTGAGAAGATCCTCAAAGTTGCCAAAGAAGAAAACGTCGATATTATTGGCTTGTCAGGTCTAATCACTCCATCGCTAGATGAAATGGTTCACGTTGCCAAAGAGATGGAGCGTCAAGGCTTCGACCTTCCGTTACTGATTGGCGGCGCGACGACATCAAAAGCGCACACTGCGGTTAAGATTGAGCAGAACTACAGCGAGCCTGTGGTATACGTAAACAACGCGTCACGTGCGGTGGGTGTGTGTACTTCGCTACTCTCCAATCAACTAAAACCTGCGTTTGTCGAGAAGCTGGATATCGATTACGAACGCGTTCGTGACCAGCACAACCGCAAGAAGCCGCGCACTAAGCCAGTAACACTGGAAAAGGCGCGTGAAAATAAGGTCGACATCGACTGGGAAAACTACACGCCGCCAAAGCCGGCTAAGCCGGGCGTGCACGTATTTGAAAACTTCGATATTGCGACACTACGTAATTACATCGACTGGACACCATTCTTTATGACTTGGTCGCTGGTGGGCAAGTACCCAGCCATTCTAGAACATGAAGAAGTGGGAGAAGAGGCAAAGCGTTTGTACAAAGACGCTAACGACCTACTTGATCGCGTTGAACGTGAAGGGTTGCTAAAAGCTGCGGGCATGTGCGCACTTTTCCCTGCTGCTTCTGTGGATGACGATATCGAAGTCTACACAGATGAAACGCGCAGTGAAGTTCGCACTGTACTTCACAACCTTCGTCAGCAGACTGAGAAGCCAAAAGGCTTTAACTACTGTCTATCGGACTATATTGCGCCGAAGGAGAGTGGCAAGCAAGATTGGATTGGCGCCTTTGCGGTAACTGGTGGCATTGGTGAGCGTGAACTTGCCGATGAATACAAGGCGCAAGGTGATGACTACAATGCCATCATGATCCAAGCAGTAGCAGACCGATTGGCGGAAGCTTTTGCTGAGTGCTTGCACGAGAAGGTTCGTAAAGAGATCTGGGGTTATTCTGCGGATGAAGCGCTGTCGAATGACGACCTTATCCGTGAGAAATACCAAGGCATTCGCCCTGCACCGGGTTACCCAGCGTGTCCGGAGCACACAGAAAAAGGCTCGCTTTGGGAAATACTCAATGTAGAAGAAACCATTGGTATGTCGCTAACGACTAGCTATGCGATGTGGCCTGGGGCGTCGGTATCTGGCTTCTATTTCTCTCATCCGGATTCTCGCTACTTTGCGGTTGCTCAAATTCAGCAAGACCAAGTAGATAGCTACGCAGATCGTAAAGGTTGGAGCTTAGAAGAAGCTGAGAAGTGGCTTGGCCCTAACATTAACTAG
- a CDS encoding cytochrome C assembly family protein: MDSLIAIAAAILYGLAIATIIPGLVNQVGIRTKTVLVSAVLALTFHAVLLSDLIFSGTGQNLSILNVASLISFIISLFMSVAMVKTRIWFLLPVVYSFAAINLSAATFVPTAFITHLEHNPKLLIHISLALFSYSTLSIGALYALQLAWLDHKLKNKKALTINPNLPPLMMVERQLFNIILIGTALLTATLITGFVFVQDMFAQGKAHKGILSFMAWIVYSVLLWGHYQKGWRGKKVTWFAVAGATLLTLAYFGSRFVREIILN; the protein is encoded by the coding sequence ATGGACAGTTTAATCGCAATTGCGGCCGCCATACTTTATGGCTTGGCCATCGCAACAATCATCCCAGGCTTGGTAAATCAGGTCGGGATCCGTACGAAAACTGTTCTGGTTAGTGCTGTTCTCGCGCTGACGTTTCACGCAGTATTGCTCAGCGACTTAATCTTCAGTGGCACCGGCCAGAACCTAAGTATTCTTAACGTCGCTTCACTGATTAGCTTCATAATCTCGCTATTTATGAGCGTCGCGATGGTGAAAACTCGTATTTGGTTCTTGCTTCCTGTGGTCTACAGCTTCGCGGCTATCAACCTAAGCGCAGCTACATTTGTACCGACGGCCTTTATCACGCACCTCGAGCACAACCCGAAACTGTTGATTCACATTTCACTGGCACTGTTCTCTTACTCAACGCTGTCTATTGGCGCACTGTATGCACTGCAACTGGCGTGGCTTGATCACAAGCTTAAAAACAAGAAAGCGCTAACGATCAACCCTAACCTTCCTCCATTAATGATGGTGGAAAGACAACTTTTCAATATCATCTTGATCGGTACCGCCTTATTAACCGCTACCTTGATCACAGGTTTTGTATTTGTCCAAGATATGTTTGCTCAAGGTAAGGCGCATAAAGGCATTTTGTCCTTCATGGCGTGGATTGTTTATTCTGTGCTGCTTTGGGGTCACTATCAAAAAGGCTGGCGCGGCAAAAAAGTCACATGGTTCGCTGTCGCGGGCGCCACACTTCTCACGCTCGCTTATTTTGGCAGCCGCTTTGTAAGAGAGATCATCTTGAACTAA
- the mltC gene encoding membrane-bound lytic murein transglycosylase MltC translates to MKKLIYFLTPLLLLGCSREFIEKIYDVNYEPTNRFAKNLAQLPGQYVKDVAALDALISSFNGNIEKRWGSSEVKVAGKSNYVKYIDNYLSRAEVNFSKGLITIETVSPTEPEKHLKTAIVTTLLTPDDPSSVDLFSSKGITLEGQPFLYNQVVDQEKKPIQWTWRANRFADYLIANKLKTKNVDYKKAYYVEIPMVADHFKQRSYQYSDIVRRASQRYDIPEDLIYAIIKTESSFNPYAVSWANAYGLMQVVPKTAGRDVFKLVKNKPGQPTPEYLFNPEQNIDTGTAYFYILKNRYLRAVRHPLSLEYSMISAYNGGTGGVLNTFHRTDRKRAMNDLNSLQPNQVYWALTKKHPNAEARRYLEKVTKFKKDFNAGKG, encoded by the coding sequence TAATCTATTTTTTAACGCCGCTACTATTGCTCGGTTGCAGTCGTGAGTTCATCGAAAAAATCTACGATGTGAACTACGAACCAACCAACCGTTTTGCTAAGAACTTGGCACAGTTGCCGGGTCAATACGTCAAAGATGTTGCAGCGCTTGATGCACTCATCAGCAGCTTTAATGGCAACATTGAGAAGCGATGGGGTAGCAGCGAGGTTAAAGTTGCAGGTAAAAGCAACTACGTTAAATACATAGATAACTATTTGAGCCGCGCTGAGGTTAACTTTAGCAAAGGTTTGATTACCATTGAGACCGTTTCCCCAACGGAACCTGAAAAGCACCTTAAAACGGCGATTGTGACCACGCTGCTTACGCCAGACGACCCGTCTAGCGTTGACTTGTTCTCATCAAAGGGTATTACCTTAGAAGGCCAGCCGTTTCTGTATAACCAGGTTGTAGATCAAGAGAAAAAGCCTATTCAGTGGACTTGGCGTGCGAATCGTTTTGCGGACTACTTGATAGCTAACAAACTAAAAACCAAGAATGTGGATTACAAGAAGGCGTATTACGTTGAGATCCCTATGGTGGCTGATCACTTTAAGCAGCGCAGCTACCAGTATTCGGACATCGTTCGTCGTGCTTCTCAGCGCTACGATATTCCTGAAGACTTGATTTATGCCATCATCAAGACCGAGAGTAGTTTCAACCCGTATGCCGTGAGTTGGGCCAATGCCTATGGTTTGATGCAGGTGGTGCCGAAGACCGCAGGGCGAGATGTATTTAAACTGGTTAAGAATAAGCCTGGGCAGCCAACACCAGAGTACCTGTTTAATCCAGAGCAGAATATTGATACAGGGACCGCGTATTTCTACATTTTGAAAAACCGCTACCTTCGCGCAGTACGTCATCCATTGTCGTTGGAGTACAGCATGATCTCGGCGTACAACGGTGGTACTGGCGGTGTATTGAACACCTTCCACCGAACAGACAGAAAGCGGGCGATGAACGATCTTAATTCACTGCAGCCGAATCAGGTTTATTGGGCACTGACGAAGAAACACCCAAATGCAGAAGCACGTCGTTATTTGGAGAAAGTAACTAAATTCAAAAAAGATTTTAATGCTGGAAAAGGCTAA
- a CDS encoding cation:proton antiporter — protein sequence MSVYQTLCFLSAAAMLIALINSKIGKMQTTIAITAGAMMLSLLILVAGQNDWFHLTELATETVADIDFEDFLLQGILGFLLFAGGLGIKLPHLKDQKWEITVLALGATLFSTFFIGFVLYGFCLLIGIQFDLIYCLLFGALISPTDPIAVLAIVKKLDAPQRVSTQVEGESLFNDGFGLVIFVTLFTIAFGSEAPTLGSVTALFLQEAIGGIVYGFVLGLVFHYLISSTDDHSMELLLTIGIPTAGYAFAEFLHVSGPLSMVVSGIMIGNWTRYIGFSKQSEEHLDHFWELVDEFLNGVLFLLIGMSMLLFQFHQEDWIMMAVSVPLVLCARYLSVALAYVGFKRYRRYNPWSVRILTWGGLRGGLALAMALSIPSGIWVIEDKLIDVKEIIMVMTYSVVVFSILIQGSTITPMIEKAKLAEKEMQKETQPEGEIKAQQD from the coding sequence ATGTCCGTCTATCAGACTTTATGCTTTCTGTCCGCAGCAGCTATGTTAATAGCCCTAATAAACAGCAAGATAGGTAAAATGCAAACCACCATCGCGATTACTGCCGGTGCTATGATGCTATCACTACTCATCTTAGTTGCTGGTCAAAACGATTGGTTCCACTTAACTGAGCTGGCAACCGAGACCGTTGCTGATATCGATTTTGAAGACTTCCTACTTCAAGGAATCCTTGGCTTTCTATTGTTTGCCGGCGGTTTAGGCATCAAACTACCCCACCTTAAAGATCAAAAATGGGAGATCACCGTTCTTGCCTTAGGTGCGACGCTTTTTTCCACCTTCTTTATTGGCTTTGTGCTCTATGGTTTCTGTTTACTGATTGGCATTCAGTTTGATCTTATCTACTGTTTGCTGTTTGGCGCACTGATCTCCCCTACCGACCCCATCGCCGTTCTTGCCATTGTCAAAAAGCTCGATGCTCCGCAGCGAGTCTCGACCCAAGTTGAGGGCGAATCGCTATTCAACGACGGTTTTGGTCTGGTTATCTTTGTCACTCTATTTACCATTGCATTTGGCAGTGAAGCACCCACACTTGGCAGCGTAACGGCTCTGTTCCTCCAGGAAGCCATTGGCGGCATTGTTTATGGTTTTGTACTCGGCTTAGTATTCCATTACCTCATCAGCTCCACTGACGATCATTCGATGGAACTGCTACTGACTATCGGTATCCCAACCGCAGGCTACGCCTTTGCTGAGTTCCTGCATGTCTCTGGGCCACTCTCTATGGTGGTATCGGGCATTATGATTGGTAACTGGACACGCTACATTGGCTTTTCAAAACAGTCTGAAGAGCACCTCGATCACTTCTGGGAGTTAGTCGATGAGTTTTTGAATGGCGTACTATTTTTGCTTATCGGTATGTCAATGCTGCTATTCCAATTCCACCAAGAAGACTGGATTATGATGGCCGTCTCGGTACCGCTTGTGCTTTGTGCGCGTTATTTGAGTGTAGCGCTGGCCTACGTAGGCTTTAAGCGCTACCGCCGCTACAACCCTTGGTCGGTGCGCATTTTAACGTGGGGTGGCTTACGCGGTGGCCTTGCTCTAGCAATGGCACTCTCTATCCCATCCGGCATCTGGGTGATTGAGGACAAGCTCATTGATGTTAAAGAGATCATCATGGTCATGACCTACTCGGTTGTGGTGTTCTCAATCTTGATTCAAGGCTCAACCATTACACCTATGATTGAGAAGGCTAAATTAGCTGAGAAAGAGATGCAGAAAGAAACGCAGCCTGAGGGCGAGATAAAAGCTCAGCAGGATTAG
- a CDS encoding HlyC/CorC family transporter, translating into MDDISTGILFAILAGLIVISGYFSGSETGMMSLNRYRLKHLSKTGHKGAKRVEKLLSRPDRLIGLILIGNNLVNILASAIATVLGLRLFGDLGVAIATGALTMVILVFAEVTPKTLAALYPERVSFMSSIVLTILMKLLSPLVILVNFITNGFIRLLGLRVDHNDEDHLSSEELRTVVNEAGSLIPRRHQDMLISILDLEHVTVNDIMIPRNEITGININDDWKSIVRQLTHSPHGRVVLYRDQIDEVVGMIRLRESYRLMLEKNEFTKETLLRSADEVYFIPEGTPLNVQMLKFQRNKERIGLIVDEYGDINGLVTLEDILEEIVGEFTTSMAPTLSDEITPQGDGSFLIEGSANIRDINKGLKWTLPTDGPRTLNGLILEYLEDIPESHLSVQVAEHQMEIVELEENRIKMVKVFPKAKNKS; encoded by the coding sequence TTGGACGACATTTCGACCGGTATTTTATTTGCAATCCTTGCAGGTCTAATTGTAATTTCCGGCTATTTTTCGGGTTCAGAGACAGGGATGATGTCTTTGAACCGATACAGACTTAAACACTTATCTAAAACAGGCCACAAAGGTGCAAAGCGCGTTGAGAAACTGCTGAGCCGCCCTGACCGACTCATCGGCCTGATCCTAATCGGAAATAACCTAGTTAATATATTGGCGTCTGCAATCGCTACGGTACTTGGCCTGCGTCTATTTGGTGACTTAGGTGTCGCAATCGCAACCGGTGCACTGACCATGGTCATCTTGGTGTTTGCGGAAGTAACACCAAAAACGCTTGCCGCTCTCTATCCAGAGCGAGTGTCGTTTATGAGCAGTATCGTACTCACTATCCTGATGAAGCTGCTTTCGCCTCTGGTTATCTTGGTTAACTTCATTACTAACGGCTTTATCCGCCTGCTTGGGCTTCGGGTCGATCATAACGATGAAGACCATTTGAGCTCGGAAGAGCTGCGCACCGTGGTAAATGAGGCGGGCTCGCTTATCCCTCGTCGTCACCAAGATATGCTGATTTCGATCCTCGATCTTGAGCATGTGACCGTGAATGACATCATGATCCCGCGCAATGAGATCACCGGCATCAACATTAATGATGACTGGAAATCGATAGTTCGCCAGTTAACACACTCTCCTCATGGCCGTGTAGTACTTTATCGTGACCAAATCGACGAAGTGGTAGGGATGATAAGGCTACGTGAGTCGTATCGTTTGATGCTGGAGAAAAACGAGTTCACTAAAGAAACCCTACTTCGCAGTGCTGATGAGGTGTACTTCATTCCGGAAGGGACACCACTCAACGTGCAGATGCTCAAGTTCCAGCGCAACAAAGAACGCATTGGTCTCATTGTTGACGAATATGGCGATATTAACGGTCTAGTGACGCTTGAAGACATTCTGGAAGAGATCGTCGGTGAGTTCACCACATCCATGGCACCAACATTGTCCGATGAAATCACACCGCAAGGTGATGGCAGCTTCCTAATTGAAGGCAGTGCCAACATCCGTGATATCAACAAAGGTCTAAAATGGACGCTACCGACCGACGGACCGCGCACGCTAAATGGCCTTATCTTAGAATACTTAGAAGATATTCCTGAGAGTCACCTAAGTGTACAAGTTGCTGAGCATCAGATGGAAATTGTTGAGCTAGAAGAGAACCGCATCAAGATGGTAAAGGTTTTCCCAAAAGCGAAAAACAAGAGTTAA